Proteins co-encoded in one Ictalurus furcatus strain D&B chromosome 9, Billie_1.0, whole genome shotgun sequence genomic window:
- the LOC128612544 gene encoding pleckstrin homology domain-containing family G member 3 — protein sequence MPEKSHHCHHQVSMGEESPRLSTDSSLSGHDPILADYYSLSIEHSDNERPVSTVSTISSGSSGEGQSSLFSASHCPQSLPSLPTETDINLELSPPEEPNEHPAPLRPASKRPRPDPVAGQFNNNASTAGAITLPPSLDGPSPVATVVMAPNSQLTYVDRVVMEIIETERMYVRDLRSIVEDYLAHIIDTRDLPIKPEQVCSLFGNIEIIYEFNSELLQALEMCDSDPVAIACCFVDKSEYFDIYTQYCTNYPNSVATLTECMRNKTLAKFFWDRQATLQHSLPLGAYLLKPVQRILKYHLLLQEIAKHFDPEEEGFDVVEEAIVTMTGVAWYINDMKRKHEHAVRLQEIQSLLINWKGPDLTTYGELVLEGTFHVHRAKNERTLFLFDKMLLITKKRGEHYVYKTHIMCSTLMLIESAKDSLRFSVTHYKHPKQPHTVQAKTEEEKKLWAHHIKRLILENHHAIIPQKAKDAILDMRSAGPVKYRYSPEKQNKSEDLLIGGRKERRRSEPFNRVKQNMRTTKETLKVSLHTLKPQSMHQQPFLHSCNCVFILQHADSMDALLSDSSQNSLQATASTSTLRSSVEEVETERPITEERTSEWLSLDWLSVNGEMAFRRQKEEEKEGALEKVRMRSGEDEEILVKDEQVADFATSVLAAISCWRYKARALLFTRVLTNRDGEQAMEENELVEPMRGRPPSEEDQGENSTVCEQDSSEDHCSQAISLPGEEARQQQSHIIPQDEGRDVHGIVVGSVESLSPVHDEIQLEDESTQSRTNFSEDVEDLGEEGEEEDEEEEEEEMSSGTEPRSILPTSVLDKASVIAEHFTGSLSRQSSIAADDMFSLGCPSSQTGSRRSSVFSLNADLLDKENVQELNYSSPEPVTLKHVPESLASATLGDRLVTPDQRPQTKPDTLSKKDRMLIHKIKQYYEHAEQQDANFSIKRRESLSYIPPGLVRNLSRQLDSLPTEEAAASHKKASKSTRPTSWAVFDLPGLEKENSKEVMDTELLTIRDRNEAMDRSQVVPQALDKDEDFHSSSEMMRVWQDMEVEISGASKDPQDVSKDKMNGTVASPTQDQKGQESSYSDLGEPLLILEESDNSMVGQGTSTPSPLNNIQGKEYELESRKYSDQKLQETQKIRPAPLPKIVILRSSSEDDLMLKDIEKMKNKVLTLARQYSQRIKDNKPVVRQRVVAKLAESDFSHKKLSSVVEDKSPENEMGMRSQALSLGSSEHTDSSSSLSPSSLGSPQLQSASRPPALDAQSPVYTESFNWPDVRELRSKYSRPNPQSLSINRSCSVPDRILEVGHNNPTACRSCSCSSPVCDRMDPHTTPAKDTTTTQSTDKGPAGQGVVKLCRSSSLEHMVGPLHLKQQTDCTDIPRSYYLSGQATLPNENKIIIVERIIKTENCPAAEEKKEELHEDQLRCLDSDETCILRSFEKTENSRHSLVKNLREKFQNLSSYT from the exons AATCTCCTCGCTTGTCCACGGACTCTTCCTTGAGTGGCCATGACCCTATCCTGGCTGACTACTACTCGCTGTCCATCGAACACTCTGATAATGAGCGGCCAGTGAGCACCGTGTCCACTATCTCATCAGGCTCCTCTGGAGAGGGCCAGAGCAGCCTGTTCAGTGCGTCCCACTGTCCCCAGTCTTTGCCCTCCCTACCGACTGAAACTGACATCAACCTGGAGCTTAGCCCTCCTGAGGAACCTAATGAACATCCAGCCCCACTGAGGCCTGCAAGCAAGAGACCAAGGCCAGACCCTGTTGCGGGCCAGTTTAACAACAACGCAAGCACTGCTGGAGCCATTACACTGCCACCAAGCCTGGACGGACCTTCGCCTGTCGCCACTGTAGTGATGGCACCTAATTCTCAACTAACCTATGTGGACCGAGTGGTCATGGAGATTATTGAAACAGAAAGGATGTATGTAAGGGACTTGCGCAGTATTGTAGAG gacTATCTGGCTCACATTATAGACACCAGAGATTTACCCATTAAGCCTGAGCAAGTTTGTTCCCTGTTTGGCAACATCGAAATCATCTATGAATTCAACAG cGAGTTATTGCAGGCTCTAGAAATGTGTGACAGTGACCCAGTGGCCATTGCTTGTTGCTTTGTGGATAAG AGTGAATATTTTGACATCTACACTCAGTACTGCACAAACTATCCAAA CTCCGTGGCTACACTTACAGAGTGCATGAGGAACAAGACGCTGGCCAAGTTCTTCTGGGATCGTCAGGCGACTCTCCAGCACTCCCTCCCTTTAGGTGCCTACCTGCTGAAGCCTGTGCAGAGGATTTTGAAATATCACCTCCTATTACAG GAAATTGCTAAACATTTTGACCCTGAGGAAGAGGGGTTTGATGTAGTCGAAGAGGCCATAGTCACCATGACAGGAGTGGCCTGGTACATCAATGACATGAAGAGGAAGCACGAGCATGCTGTGAGACTGCAG GAGATTCAATCCCTCCTCATCAACTGGAAAGGGCCTGACCTCACTACATACGGTGAGCTCGTCCTCGAGGGAACCTTCCACGTCCACCGTGCAAAGAATGAAAGAACGCTGTTCCTCTTTGACAAAATGCTCCTCATCACCAAGAAGAGAGGAGAGCATTATGTCTACAAGACCCATATAATG TGTTCCACTTTAATGCTGATTGAAAGTGCCAAAGACTCTCTTCGCTTCAGTGTGACTCACTACAAGCATCCTAAACAACCTCACACAGTACAG GCCaaaactgaagaggagaaaaaaCTGTGGGCTCATCACATAAAGCGACTGATTCTGGAGAACCATCATGCCATCATACCGCAGAAA GCCAAAGATGCCATTCTGGACATGAGATCTGCCG GCCCAGTGAAATATCGCTATAgtcctgaaaaacaaaacaagagtgAGGACCTTCTAATAGGAGGACGTAAAGAACGAAGACGATCAG AGCCATTTAACAGAGTTAAACAGAATATGAGAACTACAAAAG AAACTCTTAAGGTAAGCCTTCACAca CTCAAACCCCAGAGCATGCACCAGCAGCCTTTTTTGCACTCCTGTAACTGTGTCTTTATACTCCAGCATGCTGACAGCATGGATGCTCTGCTGTCGGACAGCAGCCAGAATTCCCTGCAGGCTACAGCTAGCACCTCCACCTTGAGGTCCAGTGTGGAGGAAGTGGAGACCGAGAGACCCATCACTGAGGAACGCACGAGCGAATGGCTTTCCTTGGACTGGCTGAGCGTGAACGGTGAAATGGCATTCCGTAGAcaaaaagaggaggagaaggagggagcGCTGGAGAAAGTGCGGATGCGGAGTGGAGAAGATGAAGAGATTCTGGTGAAAGACGAGCAGGTAGCTGACTTTGCCACCTCAGTGTTGGCCGCCATCTCCTGCTGGCGCTATAAGGCCAGGGCTTTGCTTTTCACACGGGTCCTAACG aaTAGAGATGGGGAACAGGCTATGGAGGAGAATGAATTAGTGGAACCTATGAGAGGCCGACCCCCCTCTGAAGAGGACCAGGGTGAGAATTCCACTGTATGTGAACAG GACTCTTCTGAGGATCATTGTTCACAGGCCATTTCTCTGCCTGGAGAAGAAGCAAGACAACAGCAGTCACACATTATCCCTCAGGATGAAGGCAGAGATGTTCATGGGATTGTGGTGGGTAGTGTGGAGTCACTGTCCCCAGTCCACGATGAGATCCAACTAGAGGACGAGAGCACTCAATCCAGAACAAATTTTTCAGAGGATGTTGAGGACCTgggggaggagggagaggaagaagatgaagaagaagaagaggaagaaatgtCATCAGGAACTGAACCTAGGAGCATCTTGCCAACATCTGTACTAGACAAAGCCAGTGTTATTGCTGAACACTTTACTGGCAGCCTCTCTCGGCAAAGCAGTATAGCAGCTGACGACATGTTCTCTCTAGGTTGCCCTTCATCTCAGACAGGTAGTAGGAGAAGTAGCGTGTTCAGCCTTAATGCTGACCTGCTAGACAAAGAGAATGTTCAAGAGCTGAACTATTCCTCCCCTGAGCCAGTTACTTTAAAACATGTACCTGAATCTTTAGCCTCAGCAACTCTTGGAGACAGGCTGGTCACACCAGACCAAAGACCACAAACAAAACCAGATACTCTCTCCAAAAAGGACAGAATGCTTATCCATAAGATCAAGCAATACTACGAGCATGCCGAGCAACAGGATGCCAATTTCAGCATCAAACGCAGGGAAAGCCTCTCTTACATTCCTCCAGGGCTAGTCCGCAATCTCAGCCGACAACTCGACAGCCTTCCTACTGAAGAAGCTGCGGCAAGTCACAAGAAGGCCTCAAAAAGTACAAGGCCAACTTCTTGGGCAGTTTTTGATCTTCCAGGGTTGGAGAAAGAGAATTCCAAGGAGGTCATGGACACAGAGCTTCTGACTATTAGAGACAGAAATGAAGCTATGGATAGGTCTCAGGTAGTTCCCCAGGCACTTGATAAGGATGAGGATTTCCACTCCTCCTCTGAGATGATGAGGGTTTGGCAAGACATGGAGGTTGAAATCAGTGGCGCTTCTAAGGATCCTCAAGATGTTTCTAAAGATAAAATGAATGGCACAGTCGCCAGTCCTACCCAGGATCAAAAGGGACAGGAGAGTTCTTATAGTGACCTTGGTGAACCCCTGCTAATATTGGAAGAATCTGACAACAGCATGGTTGGACAAGGGACATCAACACCTTCACCACTTAACAACATCCAAGGCAAAGAGTATGAACTGGAGAGCCGCAAATACAGTGATCAGAAGCTCCAAGAGACACAGAAGATCAGACCTGCTCCTCTACCCAAGATTGTCATCCTGAGGTCAAGCTCAGAAGATGACTTAATGCTAAAAGATATTGAGAAGATGAAGAACAAAGTGTTAACGCTAGCTAGGCAATACAGCCAGCGTATTAAGGACAACAAGCCTGTAGTGAGACAAAGAGTGGTGGCTAAGTTGGCAGAGAGCGATTTCAGCCACAAAAAGCTGTCATCTGTTGTGGAAGACAAATCTCCAGAGAATGAGATGG GTATGCGGAGCCAGGCACTATCACTTGGTTCAAGTGAGCACACAGACTCCAGTTCATCACTGAGCCCCAGCTCCCTGGGCAGTCCTCAACTGCAGTCCGCTAGCAGACCACCTGCTCTGGATGCACAAAGTCCAGTCTACACTGAGAGCTTTAATTGGCCAGATGTAAGAGAGCTGCGTTCCAAATACTCCCGCCCGAATCCTCAGTCACTCTCAATTAATCGCAGTTGCTCTGTCCCAGACCGAATACTTGAGGTTGGACATAATAATCCAACAGCTTGTCGAAGTTGCTCCTGCTCCAGCCCAGTTTGTGACCGTATGGACCCCCACACAACACCAGCTAAAGACACTACCACTACCCAGTCCACGGATAAGGGACCTGCAGGACAGGGTGTGGTTAAACTGTGCAGAAGCAGTTCTTTGGAACATATGGTGGGACCGCTTCATTTAAAACAGCAAACGGACTGTACAGACATCCCAAGGAGCTATTACTTATCTGGCCAGGCCACCTTGCCCAATGAAAACAAGATCATTATAGTGGAAAGGATTATTAAGACAGAAAATTGTCCAGCagcagaagagaagaaagaggagCTTCATGAAGACCAACTAAGGTGTCTGGACAGTGATGAAACGTGTATACTGAGGTCATTTGAAAAAACAGAGAACAGCCGACACAGTTTAGTCAAAAACCTGCGCGAGAAATTCCAAAACCTTAGTTCATACACGTAA